A window of Adhaeribacter arboris genomic DNA:
CGTACCAGGAAGTAAAAGGAATAAAGTACGATTTTGATGACAAAAAAATAGTAAAAACCATGTTTGCCCAAATGGGAAAATAGAAACGGATGGTTGAATGGCTAGACTGTTGAATGTTTAAATTGTTGAATGACTAATTATTAAAAGCATAGCTTATTTAAGTTTATTTAACATAAATCAACAATTCAGCAATGCAACAATCCAACAATTACAAATAGATGCTCTACTATCTTTTTAATTATTTAGATAAACAGTTTGATTTCGTTGGCGCCGGTGTGTTTCAATACATTTCGTTCCGGGCGGGTATGGCGGCGCTTGTTTCTTTATTAATCGCCATGATTTTTGGGGGTAAACTTATAAAAGTTCTGCAACACCGGCAGGTAGGCGAAAGCATTCGGGATTTAGGTTTGTCCGGGCAAATGGAAAAGAAAGGAACCCCAACAATGGGAGGACTTATTATTCTGCTGGCCATTCTGGTACCCACTTTATTGTTTGCCCGTTTGGCCAACGTTTACGTTATTTTAATGCTAATTACTACGGTTTGGCTGGGTACCATTGGCTTCCTGGATGATTATATCAAAGTATTCCGCAAGAATAAAGAAGGTTTAGCCGGTAGGTTTAAAGTAGTTGGTCAGATTGGGATTGGGTTAATTGTGGGCTGCGTTTTATTTTTTAACGACGATGTAGTCGTTCGGCAATATATTACGGATACCGGGACCAGCGCGGTAGATGCTTCTTCTCGCTTTAAAGATGTGCGGCAAATGATTACCACCATCCCGTTTGCGAAAAATAATGAGCTTGACTACTACCAGCTTTTCTCATTTGCCAGTCCGGTTTTTGGTTCTTACGCCCGATTTTTATATATTCTCTTGGTTATTGTTATTATTACGGCGGTTTCTAACGGAGCTAATATTACTGATGGTATTGATGGTTTAGCGGCTGGTACTTCGGCTATTATTGGTGTTACCCTGGCAGTTTTCGCCTGGGTTTCTGGTAACTCATTCTTTGCCGATTATCTGGATATCATGTTTTTACCCAATTCCGGCGAGTTAGTAATTTTTTGTACGGCCTTTGTGGGAGCTTGTGTTGGGTTTCTATGGTATAATTCCTATCCGGCGCAGGTATTTATGGGCGATACGGGTAGCTTATCCATCGGGGGAATAATTGCTGTTTTAGCCTTAATCCTTCGCAAAGAGTTGTTGATTCCTATTTTATGCGGAATCTTTCTGGTAGAGAATTTATCCGTGATGCTGCAGGTAAGTTATTTTAAATATACGAAACGCAAATACGGGGAAGGCCGGCGGATTTTTAAAATGTCACCCCTGCATCACCATTACCAAAAACTTGGTTACCAGGAGGCAAAAATTGTTTCGCGGTTCTGGATTGTAGGGATTATGCTGGCACTTTTAACGCTGGTTACTTTAAAGCTTAGATAAATTGTTGGATTGCCAAAATGTTGAATGGCTAAGTGGTTGAGTAAAAGTTATTCTAATTCAACTCCTAGTCTGGGAGGAGAAATAGTAGGGATAAGTAATTTTAATCGGATAATATATTTCTAATTCATAATTTTTAATATCTAGTTTAAACCGAATGATAGCAATACTGGGAGCTGGTGAAAGTGGAGTAGGAGCAGCCCTGTTGGGCCAGGCCAAAGGATTGGAGGTGTTTGTTTCGGATAAAGGAGAAATTAAACCAGTTTATCAGGAAAAATTAAAATCCGCTAATATTCCGTTTGAATCTGGCTCGCATGATTACGATCGAATTTTAAGTGCTACCGAAATCATTAAAAGTCCTGGCATCCCTGACAAAGTCGATTTAATTCAACAAGCGAAGTCGAAGAACATACCGGTAATCTCGGAAATTGAATTTGCTAGCCGCTACACCAATGCTAAGTTTATTTGTATTACGGGTACCAACGGTAAAACCACCACCACCCTTTTAACTTACCATTTACTCCATAGCGCTGGTTTTAATGTGGCTTTAGCGGGTAATATTGGTGAAAGTCTAGCTGAGAAAGTTATCAAGGACGAGTACGACTATTACGTAGTAGAACTAAGCAGCTTTCAGCTAGACGGTATGTTTCAGTTTAAAGCACATATTGGTATACTGCTTAATATCACGCCAGATCACCTGGACCGGTATGAATACAGTATGACTAAATACGCCCAATCTAAATTGCGAATTGCCCAAAACATGACTTTCGCCGATTATTTTATTTATAATTTGGATGATGCGGTAACGAACGAGTATTTTCAACCCGACGGTTTTAAAGGACAACCAATACCATTTTCCATAAACCATCAGCCAGGAGCCAAAGCCTATTACTCGGACTCTCAACTGATAACCAATTACAATGGTACCGAGAAGCAGATAGAAATAAACACTTCCGTTCTGATCGGGAAACATAATCAATATAATACTGCTGCTTCAGTTTTAGCCGCCAAAATAGTTGGAGTGGCTCCGGAAAAGATTACGCAAGCCTTAGCTACTTTTAAAAATGCCGATCACCGCTTACAAACCGTGGGCGAAGCTAAAGGAGTTCGTTACATTAATGATTCGAAAGCGACTAATGTAGAGGCTGTTTGGTACGCTTTAGACGGAATCCATCAACCTATTGTCTGGATTGCCGGAGGCGTAGATAAAGGAAATGATTACACCACTTTGCACCCATTGGCCCAGGAAAAAATTAAAGCTCTCATTTGCCTAGGAGTGGATAATAAAAAACTGGTAAATTCTTTTACCGGAATTATTCCCGTGGTAGAAGAAACTCAGTCCGTGGAAGAGGCCATAATAAAAGCAAAAAGCTTAGCCACTTCCGGCGACGTAGTACTGCTTTCACCGGCTTGTGCCAGTTTTGACTTGTTTACTAATTACGAACACCGCGGCCAGCGCTTTGCCGAAGCCGTGCAAAAAATAGTGTTAGAGCCGCTCCAAAAGGAAAAATAAGTATAAGTTAATTTTTAAAATATACCGTGGACTGTGGTCTAGGGACTATCGACTAAAATTTATCGATTAAAAAGTATGATGCAGGTAAAGCTCTGGTTACGGGAAAATTTAAAGGGAGATCCTATTTTGTGGGGAATAGTAATTGCTTTTTCCCTGATAAGTATTGCGGTGGTATACTCGGCTACGGGTACCTTGGCCTACAAAAAAATGTCGGGTAATACCGAATATTTTTTATTTAAGCACACCAGCTTAATTATTGTGGGTTTAGCTTTTATGTGGTTTGCCCATAAAATTAACTACCGCTATTATTCCCGCTTGTCCTTGTTTGCACTTTGTTTATCCGCGCCTTTGCTCATTTTTACTTTTTTGTATGGCTCCAATATCAACGAAGCTTCGCGTTGGTTAACCATCCCGCTCATTAATCAAACCTTTCAGCCCTCGGACTTAGCCAAATTGGCTTTAATCTCGCATTTGGCCAGTATGCTTTCCAAGCGTCAGCACGTAACTACCGATGTTAAAAGTACCCTGATTCCCATTATGTTCTGGTGCGGCAGTATTTGCGGATTAATTGCTCTGACCAATGCTTCTACGGCTTCCTTATTGTTTATTACTTGTTTGCTGCTCATGTTTATTGGCCGGGTACCCATGAAACACATTGCCATGGTTTTAATAATTGGGGGCGTACTAGGCGTAACGGCTTTGGCATTAGGGCAACGCATGAAAACGGTGATCAGCCGGGTAGAAAATTTTACCAATACGGAGGCTCCGGTTTTTCAATTAGAGCAGTCCTACATTGCTATTGCCACGGGTGGCCCATTTGGCAAAGGGCCCGGTAACTCCGATCAGCGTAACTTTTTACCCCACCCGTATTCCGATTTTATTTACGCTATTATCATTGAAGAATACGGCTTGCTGGGCGGCGTAGTGATTTTATTTTTATATCTGGCATTTCTCTATAGAGGTTTAGTTACGGTAAATAAAAGCTTTGGGGCATTCGGCGGCCTGCTCTCGGCCGGTTTATGTTTTAGTCTGGTGCTGCAGGCCATGGTAAACATGGGAGTAGCCGTAGGCTTGGGGCCAGTTACGGGTTTGCCCTTGCCTTTGCTTAGTATGGGCGGAACTTCTTTAATTTTTACGGGGATATCCATCGGTATTATTTTAAGCGTTAGCCGAACAGAGGCCGAACAGGCGCCGAGTGGAAATATTTTGTCGGGTAATATCTCCAAAAAAGTAGTAGTACATGCAGATTAAAAAACCATACCGGGTAATTATTAGCGGCGGCGGAACGGGCGGGCATATCTATCCGGCGGTGGCTATTGCGAACCAGTTAAAGGCACAACAACCAGAAGCAGAAATCTTGTTTGTGGGAGCGAAAGGCCGCATGGAAATGACGCGGGTGCCCGAGGCCGGTTATAAAATTATTGGTTTACCTATTGCCGGTTTGCAGCGACGCCTTACCCTTAAAAATTTAATTTTTCCTTTTAAAGTAATTTCCAGCGTCCGGACAGCCCGGAAAATAGTAAGAGATTTTCAGCCCGATGCAGTAGTTGGGGTAGGGGGCTATGCCAGCGCTCCGGTGTTGTTTGCGGCTACTTCTTTAGGTATTCCTAGTTTAATTCAGGAGCAGAATTCTTATGCCGGAATCACGAATAAACTACTTGGCAAGCGGGTAGATAAAATATGCGTGGCTTACGAGAATATGTCAGTTTTTTTTCCATCGGAAAAAATAGTTCTTACGGGTAATCCGGTGCGTCAGGATATTGTAGGTAGCCAGAATAAACGAGAAGAAGCTTTAACTTTTTTCAATTTAAAATCTGATAAACTCACTATTTTAGTAATAGGCGGTAGCTTAGGGGCACGTACTATGAACGAAAGTACTGCTACTCACCTGGCCCAAATAAAAGATAAAGGTTACCAGTTACTCTGGCAAACCGGTAAAACTTATTACCCAAAAGCTACCGAACAAACTGCAACGTTAATAGGTACAGGCATAAAGAGTTTTGATTTTATTCAGCGGATGGACTTAGCTTACGCCGCGGCCGATGTGGTAATTTCCCGGGCGGGAGCTTTATCTATTTCAGAACTTTGCTTAGTGCGTAAACCGGCTATTTTGGTGCCGTCGCCCAACGTGGCCGAAGATCATCAAACCCAAAATGCTTTAGCCTTAGTGAGCCAGCAAGCTGCTTTATTGGTGAAAGATAGCGAGGCCGCTACTAAATTGTACCCGGTGGCCTTCGATTTATTAGCGGATAAATCGAAACAAGCGCAATTAAGCGCCAACATTCAGAAACTAGGGAAACCAGACGCCGCTCAAAACATTGTGGATCAATTAATCAGTTTGCTAAAGTGAGATCGGAGAGCTATAAATATATCTACTTTTTAGGAATCGGCGGTATTGGCATGAGCGCCATTGCCCGCTATTTTAACGCGAAAGGATTACCGGTATGGGGTTACGATAAAACCCCCACTCCTTTAACTCAAGCCCTGCTAGAAGAAGGTATTCAAATTCATTTTGAAGATGAAATAAATTTGATTCCGGATAAAGTAAAGCAAAACCGCGAACAAACCTTAGTGGTTTTAACCCCTGCTATCCCGGCAGAACACCGCGAATGGGAATACTTCCGGGAGAATGGATTTGAAATAAAAAAAAGGTCGGAGGTATTAGGTATTATAACGGCAAACGCCTTTACCATCGCGGTGGCGGGTACGCACGGCAAAACAACTACTTCTTCCATGATTGCCCATTTGCTGCACCATGCCGGCGTAAATTGTTCTGCTTTTTTAGGAGGCATTTCGGTTAATTTCAATTCAAATCTGCTCCTGGGAAAAGAAGAAGATGGTCGGGAGATAATAGTAGTGGAAGCGGACGAATATGATCGCTCTTTCCTGCGTTTGTTTCCGGATATTGCGATTGTTACTTCCACCGATGCCGATCATTTAGATATTTACGGCGACAAGGATGCTCTGATTCATTCTTTTCAGGATTTTATCGGTCAAATAAAACCCAAAGGTACTTTACTCTTAAATACCAAGGCCGATGGCCGGGTAAAGGCTAAAATGAATCCTTCGGTAAAAATACTGCCTTACGGCTTAGAAAGAGCAGAAGTTAATGCCGGTAACATCAGTATTGAAGGGCACCATTTTAAATTTAACCTAGTAACTCCTGCTGGAATTTTACCCGGCTTAGAGTTGCCCGTTCCTGGTTATCACAACGTAGAAAATGCTCTGGCCGCTTGTTATACAGCCCAGTTAATGCGTGTTTCTCCGCACCAGATACGCGCGGGTATTGCTGCTTACCGGGGAGTTAAAAGGCGCTTTGAGTTTGTAGCCGAAACAAAAAAACATATTTATATCGATGATTACGCGCACCACCCCAGTGAGATAAATGCGTTCGTAACTTCGTTAAAAGCATTATTCCCCGAAAAGAAGATTAAACTTATTTTTCAACCCCATTTGTTTACCCGCACCCGCGATTTTGCCGATGAGTTTGCGCAAAGTTTAAGTCAGGTAAGCGAAGTAGAACTGCTCGAAATATACCCTGCCCGGGAAAAGCCAATTCCTGGAATTACCTCCGAAATGTTGTTAGACCGCATTTCCGGACCAAAAAAGAGCCTGTTAACGAAACAAGAAGTATTGGATAAGATGCTGAAAGTCAACGACTTTGATGTGGTGGCAACAGTAGGAGCCGGTGATATTGACACCTTAGTTCAGCCAATTAAAAATATCTTAGAAAGTAAAAAAAATGTTCCAGAAGCGTAAGATTATTTCTATAATTTTTGCATCTTGTTGCATCCTAGTGCTCGCAACTTTGGGAGTATTTGTGGCGCAGAGACAAGCCCAAAAAGCTGTTCGGAAAGTTTCCGTTTCCATCGATAATGAGTATAATAATTACTTTATCAGTGAGCGGGAAGTAAAGAATATTCTCACCAATGATGGTGAGAAAATTATTGAAGGTTCAAAAATCACCGATATCGATTTAAAAAACCTTGAATTACGGATTAAATCGCATAAATTTGTGCGGGAAGCACAGGTATATCGTGATTTGGCCGGTAACTTAAACATTAAAATTAAACAAAATAGGCCTATTGCCAGAATAGTACACGACAATTCAGAGGAGGACGTCTATATTGATGATGAAGGGAATCTTTTACCTTTATCTGAACGATTTACCGCACGGGTGATCCCGATTACCAGATCCTTGTTTCGGCCGGCGCAAATGCAATCTTTTTACCAGGATTCATTAGGCCGGGCATATTTGGACTTGCT
This region includes:
- the murD gene encoding UDP-N-acetylmuramoyl-L-alanine--D-glutamate ligase; the protein is MIAILGAGESGVGAALLGQAKGLEVFVSDKGEIKPVYQEKLKSANIPFESGSHDYDRILSATEIIKSPGIPDKVDLIQQAKSKNIPVISEIEFASRYTNAKFICITGTNGKTTTTLLTYHLLHSAGFNVALAGNIGESLAEKVIKDEYDYYVVELSSFQLDGMFQFKAHIGILLNITPDHLDRYEYSMTKYAQSKLRIAQNMTFADYFIYNLDDAVTNEYFQPDGFKGQPIPFSINHQPGAKAYYSDSQLITNYNGTEKQIEINTSVLIGKHNQYNTAASVLAAKIVGVAPEKITQALATFKNADHRLQTVGEAKGVRYINDSKATNVEAVWYALDGIHQPIVWIAGGVDKGNDYTTLHPLAQEKIKALICLGVDNKKLVNSFTGIIPVVEETQSVEEAIIKAKSLATSGDVVLLSPACASFDLFTNYEHRGQRFAEAVQKIVLEPLQKEK
- the mraY gene encoding phospho-N-acetylmuramoyl-pentapeptide-transferase: MLYYLFNYLDKQFDFVGAGVFQYISFRAGMAALVSLLIAMIFGGKLIKVLQHRQVGESIRDLGLSGQMEKKGTPTMGGLIILLAILVPTLLFARLANVYVILMLITTVWLGTIGFLDDYIKVFRKNKEGLAGRFKVVGQIGIGLIVGCVLFFNDDVVVRQYITDTGTSAVDASSRFKDVRQMITTIPFAKNNELDYYQLFSFASPVFGSYARFLYILLVIVIITAVSNGANITDGIDGLAAGTSAIIGVTLAVFAWVSGNSFFADYLDIMFLPNSGELVIFCTAFVGACVGFLWYNSYPAQVFMGDTGSLSIGGIIAVLALILRKELLIPILCGIFLVENLSVMLQVSYFKYTKRKYGEGRRIFKMSPLHHHYQKLGYQEAKIVSRFWIVGIMLALLTLVTLKLR
- the murC gene encoding UDP-N-acetylmuramate--L-alanine ligase translates to MRSESYKYIYFLGIGGIGMSAIARYFNAKGLPVWGYDKTPTPLTQALLEEGIQIHFEDEINLIPDKVKQNREQTLVVLTPAIPAEHREWEYFRENGFEIKKRSEVLGIITANAFTIAVAGTHGKTTTSSMIAHLLHHAGVNCSAFLGGISVNFNSNLLLGKEEDGREIIVVEADEYDRSFLRLFPDIAIVTSTDADHLDIYGDKDALIHSFQDFIGQIKPKGTLLLNTKADGRVKAKMNPSVKILPYGLERAEVNAGNISIEGHHFKFNLVTPAGILPGLELPVPGYHNVENALAACYTAQLMRVSPHQIRAGIAAYRGVKRRFEFVAETKKHIYIDDYAHHPSEINAFVTSLKALFPEKKIKLIFQPHLFTRTRDFADEFAQSLSQVSEVELLEIYPAREKPIPGITSEMLLDRISGPKKSLLTKQEVLDKMLKVNDFDVVATVGAGDIDTLVQPIKNILESKKNVPEA
- a CDS encoding FtsW/RodA/SpoVE family cell cycle protein, translated to MMQVKLWLRENLKGDPILWGIVIAFSLISIAVVYSATGTLAYKKMSGNTEYFLFKHTSLIIVGLAFMWFAHKINYRYYSRLSLFALCLSAPLLIFTFLYGSNINEASRWLTIPLINQTFQPSDLAKLALISHLASMLSKRQHVTTDVKSTLIPIMFWCGSICGLIALTNASTASLLFITCLLLMFIGRVPMKHIAMVLIIGGVLGVTALALGQRMKTVISRVENFTNTEAPVFQLEQSYIAIATGGPFGKGPGNSDQRNFLPHPYSDFIYAIIIEEYGLLGGVVILFLYLAFLYRGLVTVNKSFGAFGGLLSAGLCFSLVLQAMVNMGVAVGLGPVTGLPLPLLSMGGTSLIFTGISIGIILSVSRTEAEQAPSGNILSGNISKKVVVHAD
- the murG gene encoding undecaprenyldiphospho-muramoylpentapeptide beta-N-acetylglucosaminyltransferase, which encodes MQIKKPYRVIISGGGTGGHIYPAVAIANQLKAQQPEAEILFVGAKGRMEMTRVPEAGYKIIGLPIAGLQRRLTLKNLIFPFKVISSVRTARKIVRDFQPDAVVGVGGYASAPVLFAATSLGIPSLIQEQNSYAGITNKLLGKRVDKICVAYENMSVFFPSEKIVLTGNPVRQDIVGSQNKREEALTFFNLKSDKLTILVIGGSLGARTMNESTATHLAQIKDKGYQLLWQTGKTYYPKATEQTATLIGTGIKSFDFIQRMDLAYAAADVVISRAGALSISELCLVRKPAILVPSPNVAEDHQTQNALALVSQQAALLVKDSEAATKLYPVAFDLLADKSKQAQLSANIQKLGKPDAAQNIVDQLISLLK
- a CDS encoding cell division protein FtsQ/DivIB; translation: MLATLGVFVAQRQAQKAVRKVSVSIDNEYNNYFISEREVKNILTNDGEKIIEGSKITDIDLKNLELRIKSHKFVREAQVYRDLAGNLNIKIKQNRPIARIVHDNSEEDVYIDDEGNLLPLSERFTARVIPITRSLFRPAQMQSFYQDSLGRAYLDLLKFIEKDAFWKAQLAEMQIDAKGKVIFMPQVGTQVIEFGKPDEVEQKFKKLLVVYKKVLPAMGWDRYKRVNLEFHDQIICE